A genomic stretch from Arachis stenosperma cultivar V10309 chromosome 3, arast.V10309.gnm1.PFL2, whole genome shotgun sequence includes:
- the LOC130970045 gene encoding protein trichome birefringence-like 31, whose amino-acid sequence MQSLKSLFDRKIQTLFPLVLYSVLLLGTSRLVLDSLRSENSYVFKVYGRPARGQGGRNKLPMAVLPEDRIGEDCNVFEGKWVWDNVSYPLYEEESCPYLVKQTTCQRNGRPDSFYKNWRWQPHRCNIPRFEPLTLLNMLRNKRMMFIGDSLQRGQFESMVCLVQSVIPKGKKSLQRIPPMKIFKAEEFNASIEYYWAPFIVESISDHATNHTVHKRMVRLDSIANHGKHWQGVDILVFESYVWWMHKPLINASYGSPDSVKEYNVTTAYSLALETWSSWLESNIKQETQKVFFMSMSPTHLWSWEWRPGTDENCFNESHPIQGRPYWGSGSNLEIMKIVHDALQKLQINVILLNITQLSEYRKDAHTSLYGERRGKLLTKEQRANPKSFADCIHWCLPGVPDAWNQILYSYLLKDYQNFS is encoded by the exons ATGCAATCTTTGAAGTCATTGTTTGATCGCAAGATCCAAACTCTATTTCCGCTTGTATTGTACTCTGTCCTGCTCCTTGGAACTTCGAGGCTAGTCCTCGACAGTTTAAGGAGCGAGAACAGCTACGTTTTCAAGGTGTATGGAAGGCCAGCACGGGGACAGGGTGGAAGGAACAAATTGCCGATGGCGGTGTTGCCGGAGGACCGAATCGGAGAAGATTGCAATGTGTTTGAAGGGAAGTGGGTTTGGGATAATGTGTCTTACCCTCTTTATGAGGAAGAGAGTTGCCCTTACTTGGTAAAGCAGACCACTTGCCAGAGGAATGGAAGGCCTGATTCTTTTTACAAGAATTGGAGGTGGCAGCCTCATCGATGCAACATCCCAAG ATTTGAGCCTCTGACGTTGTTGAACATGTTGAGGAACAAGAGAATGATGTTTATTGGGGACTCGTTACAGAGAGGCCAGTTTGAGAGCATGGTCTGTTTGGTACAGTCTGTAATTCCCAAAGGAAAGAAATCCCTCCAAAGAATTCCACCTATGAAGATCTTCAAAGCAGAG GAGTTCAATGCATCAATTGAATACTACTGGGCTCCGTTCATTGTGGAATCAATTTCGGATCATGCAACAAATCATACTGTACATAAACGTATGGTAAGGCTAGATTCAATTGCTAACCATGGAAAACATTGGCAAGGAGTGGACATATTGGTGTTTGAGAGTTATGTTTGGTGGATGCACAAGCCTCTCATCAATGCTTC ttatgGATCCCCAGACAGCGTAAAAGAGTATAATGTGACCACAGCATACAGTTTGGCTTTGGAAACTTGGTCTAGCTGGTTGGAATCCAACATCAAACAAGAGACTCAAAAAGTCTTCTTTATGAGCATGTCTCCCACACATCTTTG gagcTGGGAATGGAGGCCTGGAACAGACGAAAACTGCTTCAACGAATCACATCCAATCCAGGGTCGTCCATATTGGGGGAGCGGCTCGAATCTGGAGATCATGAAGATAGTACATGATGCACTTCAAAAGCTGCAAATCAATGTGATCTTGTTGAACATCACCCAGTTATCAGAGTACagaaaagatgctcacacaTCGCTTTATGGCGAACGCAGGGGCAAGCTCTTGACAAAAGAACAGAGAGCCAACCCAAAATCTTTTGCTGATTGCATCCATTGGTGCTTACCTGGAGTCCCTGATGCATGGAATCAGATCCTATATTCATATCTATTGAAGGATTATCAAAACTTTTCTTAA